Proteins found in one Limanda limanda chromosome 18, fLimLim1.1, whole genome shotgun sequence genomic segment:
- the kcns3b gene encoding potassium voltage-gated channel subfamily S member 3b, producing MGYGQILHRRGNEEDQVHLNVGGVRHEVDPSMLQRFPHTRLARLLCCQSEAAILELCDDYIQDEEEYYFDRNPRVFLCVLNFYQTGRIHMMEEVCVFSFSQEIEYWGIQEVYLSPCCNNWYHERKGYIEDRDWDIRSDDMQQPSCNSSLEELSALDKDLEKFKGVWCGELRSYIWLRMEDPGHSTASKVIAVASLSVVLTSIVAMCVHSMPEFQRVDENDRLIEDPVLSILEVICIICFSTEFIVRLIVAPSRRKFLSNPLNIIDVASILPFYATLALETADEEAAEENEDLENVGKVVQVLRLMRVLRILKLARHSIGLRALGATVRHSYNEVGLLLLFLSVGISIFSALIYFAEKEDGSSDLGTIPSGWWWATITMTTVGYGDTCPVTFPGKIVATLCIICGLLVVALPVTIIFNKFSKYYQRNKAMDGQGITKPVRKDPELPNYNIRDLFTDSVYPFIGSITFRNSVSSAGDDTDASSLQDIEVYENDTCEN from the coding sequence ATGGGGTATGGGCAAATTCTCCACCGGCGTGGGAATGAGGAGGACCAGGTCCACCTCAACGTGGGAGGAGTACGACATGAAGTGGATCCCAGCATGCTGCAACGCTTCCCTCACACACGCCTAGCACGTCTCCTCTGCTGTCAGAGCGAGGCGGCAATCCTGGAGCTGTGCGATGACTACATCCAGGACGAGGAGGAGTACTACTTCGACAGGAATCCCCGGGTCTTCCTGTGCGTGCTCAACTTCTACCAAACGGGACGTATCCACATGATGGAAGAGGTGTGCGTTTTCTCCTTCAGCCAGGAGATCGAGTACTGGGGCATCCAGGAGGTCTACCTGAGCCCCTGCTGTAACAACTGGTACCACGAGAGGAAGGGCTACATCGAGGACAGGGACTGGGACATCAGGAGTGACGACATGCAGCAGCCAAGCTGCAACTCGTCCTTAGAGGAGCTCTCTGCTCTCGATAAAgacctggagaagttcaaaggtgtctggtgtgGAGAGCTGAGGAGCTACATTTGGCTCAGGATGGAGGATCCCGGTCACTCCACGGCCTCCAAAGTCATCGCCGTGGCCTCCCTCAGCGTGGTCTTGACCTCTATTGTTGCCATGTGTGTCCACAGCATGCCTGAGTTCCAGCGTGTGGACGAAAATGACAGGCTCATCGAGGACCCCGTCCTCTCCATCCTGGAGGTCATCTGCATTATCTGCTTTTCCACAGAGTTCATCGTCAGGCTGATTGTTGCACCCTCTCGCAGGAAGTTCCTCTCAAACCCCCTGAACATCATAGACGTCGCTTCCATTTTGCCATTTTACGCCACTTTAGCTCTGGAGACAGCGGACGAGGAGGCCGCGGAGGAGAACGAGGACCTAGAGAACGTTGGGAAAGTGGTGCAGGTTCTGCGTCTCATGCGGGTTCTCCGAATCCTCAAACTGGCTCGTCACTCCATCGGGTTGCGAGCGTTGGGTGCCACCGTCCGACACAGCTACAACGAGGTGGGTCTtcttctgctcttcctctcGGTGGGCATCTCCATCTTCTCTGCCCTGATCTACTTTGCGGAGAAGGAAGATGggtcctcagatttggggaccATCCCTTCAGGCTGGTGGTGGGCGACCATCACCATGACCACAGTCGGTTATGGTGACACCTGCCCAGTGACGTTTCCAGGGAAGATAGTGGCGACCTTGTGTATCATCTGTGGCTTGTTAGTGGTGGCTCTGCCCGTCACTATCATCTTCAATAAGTTTTCAAAGTACTATCAAAGAAATAAAGCCATGGATGGACAAGGTATCACTAAGCCGGTCAGAAAGGACCCAGAACTCCCTAATTATAACATCAGAGACCTGTTCACAGACAGCGTGTATCCCTTCATTGGAAGTATCACCTTCAGGAACAGTGTGAGCAGTGCAGGGGACGATACAGATGCCTCCAGTCTCCAGGACATCGAGGTTTATGAAAATGACACTTGTGAAAATTAG